GCCGCCACCTTCGCCGCCCGCGCCCAGTCCGCCGGCATCACTCCGGTCCCCCCCACCCCGCTGTCCACCGCGCTGCCGGCGGCGCTGGGCACCGCGGCGGCGGGCACGGCGGCGGACGCGGCGCGCGGCGATCATGTGCACCCCCTGCCCACCCCGGCCACACTGGGGGCTGCGGCGGCAACCCACGCCCATGCGGTGACCGACACGGCCGGGCTGCAGGCGGCGCTGGACGCCAAGCTGGCGCAGGGCCGGCACACGCTGTGGCTGCCCGCCGCCGCCTTCCTGCCCCGCACCACCAGCGGGGCGGGCTGGGGTATGGCCGAGACATCCACCGCCCGCATCGTCCGCCGTACGCTGGATTTCGATCCCGCCACCCAGGAGCATGCCCAGACCACCGTCGCCATGCCCAAGAGCTGGGACCGCGGCACGGTTGCCTTTCAGGTTCTGTGGCTGGCCGCCGCCGGGTTGGGCGGGGTGGTCTGGGGAATGCAGGCGATGGCGGTGGGCGATGGCGATGCGCTGGACGCCGCGTTCGGCACCGCGGTCACCGTCACCGACGCCGTGAACGCCGCCAACGCCGTGAACGCCGCGGCGGAAAGCGGGGCGCTGACCGTGGCGGGGCCGCCGCTGGCGGGGGATCTGGTGGTGTTCCAGCTTTACCGCGCGGCATCCGACGCCGCCGACACGCTGGCAACCGACGCGCTGTTGCTGGGGGTGCGGCTGTTCATCACCCTGTCGGCCGCCACCGACGCATAAGGACTGCCTCCATGCTGATCCTGAACGCCCTGACCGGATTTGGTGCCACCGCCCCCACCGGCACCGATCCTTATTTCACCAGCACCGTCCTGCTGATCCAGCCGTCCGTCACCGACACGGTCATCGCCGACCTGTCGCCGGCCCGCCGCACGGTCACGGTGAACGGCGCTCCCAGCCTGTCATCCTCGGCGCCGTGGAGCGGCGGACGCTCCATCGCGTTCGACGGAAATAACTGGCTGTCCTGTGCAGATTCCGACGATTTTCACATGCCGGGTGATTATGTGATCGAGTCGGTCTTTCTGCCCAGTTCCCTGCCCAGCTACCTGCCGATCGTGACCCAGGATGCCGCCGGTTCCGATCTGGGGTTCAGCATCTATACCTACCCCGAAGACGGGCATCGGCTCTATTACACGCAATATCATTCCTCCGGCTTCAACCGGGTGACCACCACGACGCCGGCGGCGGTCGGCACATGGATGCACCTGACCATCGTCAAAAGCGGTTCGCTGCTCAGCATCTACTGCAACGGTACCAGGGAAGCCGAAATCACCACTGCCAGCGCCATGAGAAACGGGGCCGGCGTGGTGCTGATTGGCGCCTCCACCTCCGGCGGAACCTATCGGTTCTACGGGGCCATCGCCGGCATCCGCATCACCAAGGGCACCAGCCGCGGTCTGAGCGGGGCCACCATTCCGGTGCCGGCCGCCCCCTGGCCCACCACGGCATGACGGAAGTGCCGAAGCTCCCCTGCCCGCGTGGCATCCGGGGCAATCCCCTGTCCCCGTCACCGCTGGCGCGCTATATTCCCCTCGATGAATGGAATTCTCCTCGTTCTTCTGGGGGTGGCGCTGCTGGCGGTGCTGGGCTCCCTTCTGGCCGGCGTGTTCGTCATGGCCCGCGGCGGGGAGACGGACCGGCACTGGTCAAACCGGCTGATGCGCCTGCGCGTGGGTTTGCAGGGGCTGGCGCTGGTGCTCTTTCTTCTGGCTTTGATGACGCAGGCATGACGGAATGGTGACTCTCACCCGCATCTACACCCGCGGCGGCGACCGGGGTGAAACCTCGTTGGGCAACGGTGCACGGGTGCCCAAGCACCATCTGCGGGTCGAAGCCTACGGCACGGTGGACGAGGCCAACGCCGCCGTCGGGCTGGCCCGCCTGCACACGTCCGGCGACCCCGAGTCGGACGCCATGCTCGCGCGCATCCAGAACGACCTGTTCGATCTGGGCGCCGATCTGTGCACGCCGGAGCAGGCGGACCCGCCCTACCCCCCCCTGCGCATCACCGACGGGCAGGTGGACCGGCTGGAAGCGGAAATCGACGCCATGAACGCCGGGCTTTCGCCGCTGAAATCCTTCATCCTGCCCGGCGGCACCCCGGCGGCGGCGCATCTTCACATGGCGCGCACCGTGGTCCGGCGGGCCGAGCGGCTGATGACCCATCTGGCGGAGCACGAGGCGGTCACCCCCGCCGCCATCCGCTACGCCAACCGCCTGTCCGACCATCTGTTCGTGCTGGGGCGGCGGCTGAACGGCAACGGGGCCGGCGATGTCCTGTGGGTTCCCGGCGGAACGCGCCGATGAAAACCGATCGGGAAATGATTTTTTTATACGGAACCGTATGGAATCGGCTTGGGCGGCGTTGACACGTACCGCACGGCAACCTATCGTCCCCTCGCTGCAAAGCCACCGTTTTTGCGCCCCATAAGGGGCCGCTGGACGCCACTGCAAGAGACGGATGATGAAGATCCTCGTTCCCGTGAAGCGCGTGGTCGATTACAACGTCAAGGTCCGCGTGAAGGCGGACGGGTCGGGCGTTGAAACGGCCAACGTGAAGATGTCGATGAACCCCTTCGACGAAATCGCCGTCGAAGAGGCGGTTCGCCTGAAGGAAGCCGGCACGGCCACCGAGGTGATCGCGGTGTCGGTCGGCCCGGCCCAGGCCCAGGAAACGCTGCGCACGGCGCTGGCCATGGGTGCGGACCGCGCGGTTCTGGTGCAGACCGATGCGGAGACCCAGCCGCTGGCCGTGGCGAAGGTGCTGAAGGCGCTGGTGGACCGGGAAGGTCCGGCGCTGGTGGTTTTGGGCAAGCAGGCGATCGACGACGATTGCAACCAGACGGGCCAGATGCTGGCCGCGCTGCTGGGCTGGCCGCAGGGGACGTTCGCGTCGAAGGTGACGGTGGCGGACGGTGCGGTCACCGTGGTCCGGGAGATCGACGGCGGT
This DNA window, taken from Azospirillum fermentarium, encodes the following:
- a CDS encoding cob(I)yrinic acid a,c-diamide adenosyltransferase — encoded protein: MVTLTRIYTRGGDRGETSLGNGARVPKHHLRVEAYGTVDEANAAVGLARLHTSGDPESDAMLARIQNDLFDLGADLCTPEQADPPYPPLRITDGQVDRLEAEIDAMNAGLSPLKSFILPGGTPAAAHLHMARTVVRRAERLMTHLAEHEAVTPAAIRYANRLSDHLFVLGRRLNGNGAGDVLWVPGGTRR
- a CDS encoding electron transfer flavoprotein subunit beta/FixA family protein yields the protein MKILVPVKRVVDYNVKVRVKADGSGVETANVKMSMNPFDEIAVEEAVRLKEAGTATEVIAVSVGPAQAQETLRTALAMGADRAVLVQTDAETQPLAVAKVLKALVDREGPALVVLGKQAIDDDCNQTGQMLAALLGWPQGTFASKVTVADGAVTVVREIDGGLETVNLTLPAVVTADLRLNEPRYASLPNIMKAKKKPLETVTPDALGVDVAPRLTTLKVAEPPKRKAGVKVADVAALVDKLKNDARVL
- a CDS encoding twin transmembrane helix small protein, translating into MNGILLVLLGVALLAVLGSLLAGVFVMARGGETDRHWSNRLMRLRVGLQGLALVLFLLALMTQA
- a CDS encoding LamG domain-containing protein, producing the protein MLILNALTGFGATAPTGTDPYFTSTVLLIQPSVTDTVIADLSPARRTVTVNGAPSLSSSAPWSGGRSIAFDGNNWLSCADSDDFHMPGDYVIESVFLPSSLPSYLPIVTQDAAGSDLGFSIYTYPEDGHRLYYTQYHSSGFNRVTTTTPAAVGTWMHLTIVKSGSLLSIYCNGTREAEITTASAMRNGAGVVLIGASTSGGTYRFYGAIAGIRITKGTSRGLSGATIPVPAAPWPTTA